One Streptomyces sp. R28 DNA window includes the following coding sequences:
- a CDS encoding sugar phosphate isomerase/epimerase family protein, producing MPPVLDRIRVGSAPDSWGVWFPDDPVQVPWERFLDEVAEAGYPWIELGPYGYLPTDPARLTDEVNKRDLKVSAGTVFTGLHRGPSVWESTWAHVSQVAALTQAMGAKHLVVIPSFWRDDKTAEILEPPELTGEQWAHLTKGMERLGHEVKEAYGLDIVVHPHADTHIDTEAHVERFLDSTDSDLVNLCLDTGHYAYCGGDSVKLIETYGERIGYLHLKQVDPEILADVVKNEIPFGPAVQRGVMCEPPAGVPELGPVLEAAQKLNVDLFAIVEQDMYPCEPDKPLPIAVRTRKFLRSCGA from the coding sequence ATGCCCCCTGTGCTGGACCGCATCCGGGTCGGCTCGGCCCCGGACTCCTGGGGCGTCTGGTTCCCCGACGACCCCGTGCAGGTGCCCTGGGAACGCTTCCTCGACGAGGTCGCCGAGGCCGGCTACCCCTGGATCGAGCTGGGCCCGTACGGCTATCTGCCGACCGACCCGGCCCGCCTCACCGACGAGGTGAACAAGCGCGACCTCAAGGTGTCGGCAGGCACGGTCTTCACCGGCCTGCACCGCGGCCCCTCCGTCTGGGAGTCCACCTGGGCGCACGTCAGCCAGGTCGCCGCGCTCACCCAGGCCATGGGGGCGAAGCACCTGGTCGTCATCCCCTCCTTCTGGCGGGACGACAAGACCGCCGAGATCCTGGAGCCGCCGGAGCTCACCGGCGAGCAGTGGGCCCACCTGACCAAGGGCATGGAGCGGCTCGGGCACGAGGTGAAGGAGGCGTACGGTCTCGACATCGTCGTGCACCCGCACGCCGACACCCACATCGACACCGAGGCCCACGTCGAGCGCTTCCTCGACTCGACCGACTCCGACCTGGTCAACCTCTGCCTGGACACCGGTCACTACGCCTACTGCGGCGGGGACAGCGTCAAGCTGATCGAGACCTACGGCGAGCGCATCGGCTATCTGCACCTCAAGCAGGTGGACCCGGAGATCCTCGCGGACGTGGTGAAGAACGAGATCCCGTTCGGACCCGCGGTCCAGCGCGGTGTGATGTGCGAACCCCCGGCCGGTGTACCGGAGTTGGGGCCCGTCCTGGAGGCCGCGCAGAAGCTGAACGTGGACCTGTTCGCGATCGTCGAGCAGGACATGTACCCGTGCGAGCCGGACAAGCCGCTGCCCATCGCGGTCCGTACCCGCAAGTTCCTGAGGTCCTGCGGCGCCTGA
- a CDS encoding Gfo/Idh/MocA family protein, whose protein sequence is MTQRPHTLGVAVIGTGKMGADHVRRIQEVTSGARVTAVVDVDAERAKSVAARVDGCTAHTDPAAAMAAGDVDAVIVASPGPAHEAALLTAFEHDLPVLCEKPLTPDAASALRVLEAEQKLGHRRVQVGFMRRYDAEYMKLKSLLETGQLGRPLMLHNRHRNVASPPGWTSEMLINDSVTHEMDVTRWLLGHEITAVTVLTPTPSDNAPDGIRDPQFVVFETDGGAIVDVEIYVNCGFGYQVQAEVVCERGTARVGDGHALVTNAAGRWGGIIAQDYIERFADAYDREVQAWVDATRRGEVTGPTVWDGYTVAAVCEAGVRALEEGGRVPVDLVDRPALYQG, encoded by the coding sequence ATGACCCAGCGTCCGCACACGCTCGGAGTCGCAGTCATCGGTACCGGAAAGATGGGTGCGGACCATGTGCGCCGCATCCAGGAGGTCACCAGCGGGGCACGGGTGACCGCCGTCGTGGACGTCGACGCGGAGCGCGCCAAATCGGTCGCGGCCCGCGTCGACGGCTGCACCGCCCACACCGACCCGGCCGCCGCGATGGCGGCGGGCGACGTCGACGCGGTGATCGTCGCCTCGCCGGGCCCCGCCCACGAGGCGGCGCTCCTCACCGCCTTCGAGCACGACCTGCCGGTGCTGTGCGAGAAGCCCCTCACCCCCGACGCGGCCTCCGCGCTGCGGGTTCTGGAGGCCGAGCAGAAGCTCGGTCACCGCCGCGTCCAGGTGGGGTTCATGCGGCGCTACGACGCCGAGTACATGAAGCTCAAGTCCCTGCTGGAGACAGGCCAGTTGGGCCGTCCCCTGATGCTGCACAACCGGCACCGCAATGTCGCCAGCCCGCCCGGCTGGACGTCCGAGATGCTCATCAACGACTCCGTGACGCACGAGATGGACGTGACCCGCTGGCTGCTCGGCCACGAGATCACGGCCGTCACCGTGCTGACCCCGACGCCCTCCGACAACGCGCCGGACGGCATCCGCGACCCGCAGTTCGTGGTCTTCGAGACGGACGGCGGCGCGATCGTCGACGTCGAGATCTACGTCAACTGCGGCTTCGGCTACCAGGTCCAGGCCGAGGTCGTCTGCGAACGCGGCACCGCCCGCGTCGGCGACGGCCACGCCCTGGTCACCAACGCGGCCGGCCGCTGGGGCGGCATCATCGCCCAGGACTACATCGAGCGGTTCGCCGACGCCTACGACCGTGAGGTCCAGGCCTGGGTGGACGCCACCCGGCGCGGCGAGGTCACCGGGCCCACCGTGTGGGACGGGTACACCGTGGCCGCGGTGTGCGAGGCGGGCGTACGGGCGTTGGAGGAGGGCGGCCGGGTCCCGGTGGATCTGGTCGACCGGCCGGCGCTGTACCAGGGCTGA
- a CDS encoding Gfo/Idh/MocA family protein — protein MSDSGREPLRIGVLGAARITELSLVGPARTTGHRLVAVAARDRSRAEAFADEHDVERVVDSYADLLADPEVEVVYNPLANGLHGPWNLAALAAGKHVLSEKPSASNAEEAAEVLQAAAKAGTVFMEAFHYLFHPVTRRLHEILESGELGELQRVETLVAIPAPDDSDPRWSLTLAGGAVMDLGCYSLHAVRMLAPWAGGAPRLVSARGGERAGAPGVDEWLDADLEFPGGATASARCHMAYGELEMSCRIVGSRGEAFAPNFVLPHRDDRVVVRTADGERTERLGTRSSYTYQLEAFAAHIRRDAPLALDADDALATMSLIDESYRAAGFEPRPRTAL, from the coding sequence ATGAGCGACTCGGGCCGGGAACCGCTGCGCATCGGGGTACTGGGCGCGGCACGCATCACCGAACTCTCCCTCGTCGGCCCGGCCCGGACGACCGGCCACCGCCTCGTGGCGGTGGCCGCGCGCGACCGGTCCCGCGCCGAGGCGTTCGCCGACGAGCACGACGTGGAGCGGGTGGTGGACTCCTACGCCGACCTGCTCGCCGATCCCGAGGTCGAGGTCGTCTACAACCCGCTCGCCAACGGCCTGCACGGGCCGTGGAACCTCGCCGCCCTTGCGGCCGGCAAGCATGTGCTGTCGGAGAAGCCCTCGGCGAGCAACGCCGAGGAGGCCGCCGAGGTGCTTCAGGCGGCGGCCAAGGCCGGGACGGTCTTCATGGAGGCGTTCCACTACCTCTTCCACCCGGTCACCCGACGCCTGCACGAGATCTTGGAGAGCGGTGAACTCGGCGAGCTGCAGCGGGTGGAGACGCTGGTCGCGATCCCGGCGCCGGACGACTCGGACCCGCGCTGGTCGCTGACGCTCGCGGGCGGCGCCGTGATGGACCTCGGCTGCTACAGCCTGCACGCGGTGCGGATGCTCGCGCCCTGGGCGGGCGGTGCGCCGCGTCTCGTTTCCGCGCGGGGCGGGGAGCGTGCGGGTGCGCCGGGCGTCGACGAGTGGCTGGACGCCGACCTGGAGTTCCCCGGCGGGGCGACCGCGTCGGCGCGCTGCCACATGGCGTACGGCGAACTGGAGATGAGCTGCCGGATCGTCGGCTCCCGGGGTGAGGCGTTCGCGCCGAACTTCGTGCTGCCGCACCGCGACGACCGGGTCGTGGTGCGTACGGCGGACGGGGAGCGGACGGAGCGGCTGGGCACGCGCTCGTCGTACACCTACCAGCTGGAGGCGTTCGCCGCGCACATACGCCGGGACGCTCCGCTCGCGCTGGACGCGGACGACGCCCTGGCGACGATGTCGCTGATCGACGAGTCCTACCGCGCGGCGGGCTTCGAGCCGCGGCCGCGTACCGCGCTCTGA
- a CDS encoding Gfo/Idh/MocA family oxidoreductase produces MRIGILGLGRIGAFHAETLSGLDAVDSLVVTDPFADAAKAAAERFGAEVVDSPEALLAAGVDGIVVAAATDAHPALILAGVEAGIPVFCEKPVARTMAEGVEVLKAVQGKGVPIQIGYNRRFDTGFVNARAAVQSGELGKLHTVRSTTLDPAPPPAGYIAASGGIFRDCSVHDFDIIRWVTGREVTEVYAVGGNKGADYIKEAGDADTTGAILTLDDGTIAVVSNSRHNARGYDVRMEIHGFTDSIAVGLEDKLPLRSVEPGVTFPAGTPHDFFMDRFTAAYRAELTAFTEVVAGTRPSPCTIEDALEAGWIADACTLSLHEHRPVTIEEVRQA; encoded by the coding sequence ATGCGCATCGGAATCCTCGGCCTCGGCCGCATCGGCGCCTTCCACGCCGAGACCCTCTCCGGACTCGACGCGGTCGACTCCCTCGTCGTCACCGACCCGTTCGCGGACGCCGCCAAGGCCGCCGCGGAGCGGTTCGGCGCCGAGGTCGTGGACTCACCCGAGGCCCTGCTGGCGGCCGGCGTGGACGGCATCGTCGTGGCGGCCGCGACCGACGCCCACCCGGCGCTGATCCTGGCGGGCGTCGAGGCCGGCATCCCGGTCTTCTGCGAGAAGCCCGTCGCCAGGACCATGGCCGAGGGTGTCGAGGTGCTGAAGGCCGTCCAGGGCAAGGGCGTGCCGATCCAGATCGGCTACAACCGCCGCTTCGACACCGGTTTCGTCAACGCCCGCGCCGCCGTGCAGAGCGGCGAGCTCGGCAAGCTGCACACGGTCCGCTCGACCACCCTGGACCCGGCGCCGCCGCCGGCCGGGTACATCGCCGCCTCCGGTGGCATCTTCCGGGACTGCTCGGTGCACGACTTCGACATCATCCGCTGGGTGACCGGCCGCGAGGTGACCGAGGTGTACGCGGTCGGCGGCAACAAGGGCGCCGACTACATCAAGGAGGCGGGCGACGCCGACACCACCGGCGCGATCCTCACGCTGGACGACGGCACGATCGCGGTGGTCTCCAACTCCCGCCACAACGCCCGGGGTTACGACGTCCGCATGGAGATCCACGGCTTCACGGACTCCATCGCCGTCGGCCTGGAGGACAAGCTGCCGCTGCGCTCGGTCGAGCCCGGCGTGACCTTCCCGGCGGGCACCCCGCACGACTTCTTCATGGACCGCTTCACCGCGGCCTACCGCGCCGAACTCACCGCGTTCACCGAGGTCGTGGCGGGTACCCGGCCCTCGCCGTGCACGATCGAGGACGCGCTGGAGGCCGGCTGGATCGCCGACGCGTGCACACTGTCGCTGCACGAGCACCGTCCGGTGACGATCGAGGAGGTACGGCAGGCATGA
- a CDS encoding SDR family oxidoreductase has protein sequence MGLLDDKVVLVNGGSQGVGAAIARAAVRAGAVVAVTGRRTEPGEALVAELTADGGKAMFVRADLADAEQAKASVAEVVDAYGRIDCLVNSAGLTSRGTLLDTTPELFDQHIAINLKAPFFAMQAAVSDMVARGDPGTIVNIITSSAHGGQPFLAPYVSAKAGLIGLTRNAAHAHRWDRIRINGLNIGWTATEGEDATQKTFHGAADDWREQAAAKLPMGKLGQPDEIADFVVFLLSDRSGVVTGSVIDWDQNVLGGLD, from the coding sequence ATGGGACTTCTCGACGACAAGGTCGTCCTCGTCAACGGCGGCAGTCAGGGCGTCGGCGCGGCGATCGCGCGGGCGGCCGTCCGCGCGGGGGCGGTCGTGGCCGTCACGGGGCGGCGCACCGAGCCCGGTGAGGCGCTGGTGGCCGAGCTGACCGCCGACGGGGGCAAGGCCATGTTCGTACGGGCCGACCTCGCGGACGCCGAGCAGGCGAAGGCGTCCGTCGCCGAGGTCGTCGACGCGTACGGGCGGATCGACTGCCTGGTCAACTCGGCGGGGCTGACCTCCCGGGGCACGCTGCTCGACACCACGCCCGAGCTGTTCGACCAGCACATCGCGATCAACCTCAAGGCGCCGTTCTTCGCGATGCAGGCCGCCGTCTCGGACATGGTCGCGCGGGGGGATCCCGGCACCATCGTCAACATCATCACGTCCTCGGCGCACGGCGGGCAGCCGTTCCTCGCACCGTACGTCTCCGCCAAGGCCGGCCTGATCGGGCTGACCCGCAACGCCGCGCACGCGCACCGCTGGGACCGGATCCGGATCAACGGCCTGAACATCGGCTGGACGGCGACCGAGGGCGAGGACGCCACGCAGAAGACCTTCCACGGGGCCGCCGACGACTGGCGCGAGCAGGCTGCCGCCAAGCTGCCGATGGGCAAGCTGGGCCAGCCGGACGAGATCGCCGACTTCGTGGTCTTCCTGCTCTCGGACCGCTCCGGGGTGGTCACCGGCTCGGTGATCGACTGGGACCAGAACGTCTTGGGCGGCCTGGACTGA
- a CDS encoding phytanoyl-CoA dioxygenase family protein, translating to MSFTSVHRRAWLSEQDCDLDSFRALVERTTDLADYPYAASVERDVLRYDSERLLRAGDRREVRAELVRALTEGPGIVVFQGAFPDPGVVDRLTEVFDALIAEQRASGADAGDHFAKPGANDRVWNALEKAALYDAEAFADYYANDILALVSTAWLGPGYQVTSQVNVVNPGGAAQSVHRDYHLGFLSNDVAAAYPAHVHRLSPVLTLQGAVAHCDMPVESGPTMYLPYSQTYEPGYLAWRLPDFQAHFEAHHVQLPLAKGDAAFFNPALFHAAGTNRSADIRRMANLLQVSSAFGRAMETVDREAVANAVFPVLVERRGEGADEAWLANVIAASAEGYPFPTNLDSDPPVAGLAPPSQADVVRRALREGWTPEALREELRAGAERRQS from the coding sequence ATGTCCTTCACCTCCGTACACCGCCGTGCCTGGCTGTCCGAGCAGGACTGCGACCTCGACTCCTTCCGCGCTCTCGTCGAGCGGACGACCGACCTCGCCGACTACCCGTACGCCGCCTCCGTGGAGCGCGACGTCCTGCGCTACGACAGTGAGCGGCTGCTTCGGGCCGGGGACCGCCGGGAGGTCCGGGCCGAGCTGGTGCGCGCCCTCACCGAGGGGCCCGGCATCGTGGTCTTCCAGGGCGCCTTCCCGGACCCGGGTGTCGTCGACCGGCTCACCGAGGTCTTCGACGCCCTGATCGCCGAGCAGCGCGCGTCCGGCGCCGACGCGGGTGACCACTTCGCCAAGCCCGGCGCGAACGACCGGGTCTGGAACGCGCTGGAGAAGGCGGCGCTGTACGACGCCGAGGCGTTCGCCGACTACTACGCCAACGACATCCTGGCTCTGGTCTCCACCGCCTGGCTCGGCCCCGGCTATCAGGTGACCTCGCAGGTCAACGTGGTCAACCCGGGCGGCGCGGCCCAGTCCGTGCACCGCGACTACCACCTTGGGTTCCTGTCGAACGACGTGGCGGCCGCGTACCCGGCCCACGTCCACCGCCTCTCCCCCGTGCTCACCCTCCAGGGCGCCGTCGCGCACTGCGACATGCCCGTCGAGTCCGGACCGACGATGTACCTGCCGTACTCGCAGACGTACGAGCCGGGCTATCTGGCGTGGCGGCTGCCGGACTTCCAGGCCCACTTCGAGGCGCACCACGTCCAGCTCCCCCTAGCCAAGGGCGACGCGGCCTTCTTCAACCCGGCGCTGTTCCACGCGGCAGGCACCAACCGCTCGGCGGACATCCGGCGCATGGCGAACCTCCTGCAGGTGTCCTCGGCGTTCGGTCGGGCGATGGAGACGGTGGACCGCGAGGCGGTGGCGAACGCGGTGTTCCCCGTGCTGGTCGAGCGCCGCGGCGAGGGTGCGGACGAGGCCTGGCTGGCGAACGTGATCGCCGCGAGCGCCGAGGGCTACCCCTTCCCCACGAACCTCGACAGCGATCCGCCGGTGGCCGGCCTGGCCCCGCCCTCGCAGGCGGACGTCGTACGGCGCGCGCTGCGCGAGGGATGGACTCCCGAGGCGCTGCGAGAAGAGCTGCGGGCCGGCGCCGAGCGGCGTCAGAGCTGA
- a CDS encoding LacI family DNA-binding transcriptional regulator, producing MGHPFPIREIARQAGLSEATVDRVLNGRGGVRESTAREVQQAIADLDRQRTQVRLLGRTFMIDMVVQAPERFTTAVRAALEAELPSLHPAVVRSRFHFRETGPVPELSRTLDRIARRGSQGVILKAPDVPEVTAAVTRLVAADIPVVTLVTDLPSTARLAYVGIDNRAAGATAAYLMGQWLGERPGNVLTSLSSGFFRNEEEREMGFRSAMRALHPDRTLVEIAEGQGLDATQYDLVRAALERDPDIRAVYSIGGGNIATLRAFEELGRQCAVFVAHDLDHDNTRLLREHRLSAVLHHDLRHDMREACHIVMRAHGALPPAGPTLPSAIQVVTPYNMPTPIR from the coding sequence ATGGGTCACCCCTTCCCGATCCGGGAGATCGCACGTCAGGCGGGTCTGAGCGAGGCCACGGTGGACCGGGTCCTGAACGGCCGGGGAGGGGTGCGCGAGAGCACCGCGCGGGAGGTCCAGCAGGCGATAGCCGACCTGGACCGGCAGCGCACCCAGGTACGGCTGCTGGGCCGTACCTTCATGATCGACATGGTGGTGCAGGCGCCCGAGCGGTTCACCACCGCCGTACGCGCCGCCCTGGAGGCGGAGCTGCCGTCCCTGCACCCGGCCGTCGTGCGCTCACGCTTCCACTTCCGCGAGACGGGGCCGGTGCCGGAGCTGAGCCGGACGCTGGACCGCATCGCCCGGCGCGGCTCGCAGGGCGTGATCCTCAAGGCCCCGGACGTCCCCGAGGTCACCGCCGCCGTCACCCGGCTCGTGGCGGCGGACATCCCGGTGGTGACCCTGGTGACCGACCTGCCCTCCACCGCCCGCCTCGCCTACGTCGGCATCGACAACCGGGCCGCCGGCGCCACCGCCGCGTACCTGATGGGGCAGTGGCTGGGGGAGCGGCCCGGCAATGTGCTGACCAGCCTCAGCAGCGGCTTCTTCCGCAACGAGGAGGAGCGCGAGATGGGCTTCCGCAGCGCCATGCGCGCCCTCCACCCCGACCGCACGCTGGTCGAGATCGCCGAGGGGCAGGGCCTGGACGCCACCCAGTACGACCTGGTGCGGGCCGCGCTGGAACGCGACCCGGACATCCGTGCCGTCTACTCGATCGGCGGCGGGAACATCGCCACCCTGCGGGCCTTCGAGGAACTGGGCCGGCAGTGCGCGGTGTTCGTCGCGCACGACCTCGACCACGACAACACCCGGCTGCTGCGCGAACACCGCCTGTCCGCCGTACTCCACCACGATCTGCGCCACGACATGCGCGAGGCCTGCCACATCGTGATGCGGGCGCACGGCGCGCTGCCGCCCGCGGGACCCACGCTGCCGTCGGCGATCCAGGTGGTGACGCCGTACAACATGCCCACGCCCATCCGGTGA
- a CDS encoding TMEM175 family protein: MWKSNPDGGPERLVALADGVFAIAITLLVLDLYVPRGLDTQEYHEALRELLPDLGAYALSVAVLGGFWRDHRRIFRSVRQVDGQVMALSLLGLGAAALLPFPTRLVSEYGAEPASVAIYAAAVAALGAAHLALVAVLAGRPWLRGDFTPAGGFRLYALDLAVTVVVFLLTIPLTLVAGADAALWWLVLIPVKVTLGRRARR; the protein is encoded by the coding sequence ATGTGGAAATCGAACCCGGACGGCGGCCCCGAGCGGTTGGTGGCGCTCGCCGACGGCGTGTTCGCCATCGCGATCACCCTGCTCGTCCTGGATCTCTATGTGCCGCGCGGACTGGACACGCAGGAGTACCACGAGGCGCTGCGCGAGCTGCTCCCCGACCTCGGCGCCTACGCGCTCAGCGTGGCGGTGCTGGGCGGCTTCTGGCGCGACCACCGCAGGATCTTCCGCTCCGTACGGCAGGTCGACGGACAGGTCATGGCGCTGTCCCTGCTCGGCCTGGGCGCCGCCGCGCTGCTGCCCTTCCCCACCAGGCTGGTCTCCGAGTACGGCGCGGAACCCGCCTCGGTCGCGATCTACGCCGCGGCGGTCGCGGCCCTCGGCGCCGCCCACCTCGCACTGGTCGCCGTCCTGGCCGGGCGCCCGTGGCTGCGCGGCGACTTCACTCCCGCGGGCGGCTTCCGGCTCTACGCCCTCGACCTCGCCGTGACGGTGGTCGTGTTCCTCCTCACCATCCCGCTGACGCTGGTGGCCGGGGCCGACGCCGCGTTGTGGTGGCTCGTCCTGATCCCGGTCAAGGTCACCCTCGGCCGACGCGCCCGCCGCTGA
- a CDS encoding Gfo/Idh/MocA family protein, with protein MVDTLGVAVVGFGWMGRVHTQAYARVPHHYPQLAVRPELVVVAEDVPGRAEEAAAQFGFASTTRDWREVAADPRVRAVSITAPNFLHREIGVAMAEAGKHIWIEKPVGLTVADARAVADAVAKAGVQGAVGFNYRNAPAVEAAGALIAAGEIGTVTHVRLRLFSDYAAHPEGALTWRYEKERGGSGVLGDLASHGADLARYLLGDIASLTADTAVFIPERARPTGATAGHARATGGELGPVENEDYVNCLLRFASGARGVLEACRVSVGEQNNYGFEVHGTKGAVFWDFRRMNELGVSRGTTYQDQPVSTVYVGPGDGEFGAFQPGAANAMGYDDLKVVEAYRFLRSVAEGTPHGATPADAVRSAAVLDAMVRSARNGAWVDVDA; from the coding sequence ATGGTGGACACGCTTGGCGTCGCCGTTGTCGGATTCGGCTGGATGGGCCGGGTGCACACCCAGGCTTACGCCCGCGTCCCGCACCACTACCCGCAGCTGGCGGTGCGGCCGGAGCTCGTGGTCGTCGCCGAGGACGTGCCGGGCCGGGCCGAGGAGGCCGCAGCCCAGTTCGGGTTCGCCTCGACGACCCGCGACTGGCGCGAGGTGGCCGCCGATCCGCGCGTGCGGGCCGTGAGCATCACCGCCCCGAACTTTCTGCACCGCGAGATCGGTGTGGCGATGGCCGAGGCCGGCAAGCACATCTGGATCGAGAAGCCGGTGGGCCTGACGGTCGCGGACGCCCGGGCGGTCGCCGACGCCGTCGCCAAGGCCGGCGTCCAGGGCGCGGTCGGCTTCAACTACCGCAACGCGCCCGCCGTCGAGGCGGCCGGCGCGCTCATCGCCGCCGGCGAGATCGGCACGGTCACCCATGTGCGCCTCCGCCTCTTCAGCGACTACGCGGCTCACCCCGAGGGTGCCCTGACCTGGCGCTACGAGAAGGAGCGCGGCGGCAGCGGCGTGCTGGGCGACCTCGCCTCGCACGGCGCGGACCTGGCCCGGTACCTGCTCGGTGACATCGCGTCGCTGACCGCCGACACGGCCGTGTTCATCCCCGAGCGGGCCCGCCCCACCGGCGCCACCGCCGGCCACGCCCGCGCCACCGGCGGCGAGCTCGGCCCCGTCGAGAACGAGGACTACGTCAACTGCCTGCTGCGCTTCGCCTCGGGCGCGCGCGGCGTCCTGGAGGCCTGCCGGGTCTCGGTCGGCGAGCAGAACAACTACGGCTTCGAGGTGCACGGCACCAAGGGCGCGGTCTTCTGGGACTTCCGCCGGATGAACGAGCTGGGCGTCAGCCGCGGCACCACCTACCAGGACCAGCCGGTCAGCACGGTGTACGTCGGCCCGGGCGACGGCGAGTTCGGCGCCTTCCAGCCGGGCGCGGCGAACGCCATGGGCTACGACGACCTGAAGGTCGTCGAGGCGTACCGCTTCCTGCGCTCGGTCGCCGAGGGCACCCCGCACGGGGCCACGCCGGCCGACGCCGTGCGCAGCGCCGCCGTACTGGACGCGATGGTGCGGTCGGCGCGGAACGGCGCCTGGGTGGACGTGGACGCGTAG
- a CDS encoding LacI family DNA-binding transcriptional regulator encodes MRPPTIRDVADRAGVSKSLVSLVLRGSDQVRPEKRDAVLRAVRELGYRPNAAARSLSEQRTRTVGVLLNDLRNPWFVDMLDGLNSLLHDNGLHMLLADARLNRRTGQDPAGPFLDLRVDGLVVVGTLPDPAALEAVAARIPVVVAGAREPVPAGVDVVAGDDEQGARLVAEHLIGLGHRRIAHIAGYGAVGELRRRSFEATMREHGLVDEAVVEPSDMTEEGGYRTTVRLLSRPKRPTAVFAVNDIAAIGALSAAEELGLRVPRDLSIVGYDNTSIARLRHVWLTTVDNTSHEVGRRAARCLLERFEGAGGHGRIQLATPALEIRGSTAAPLTD; translated from the coding sequence ATGAGACCGCCGACGATCCGCGACGTGGCCGACCGGGCCGGCGTCTCCAAGTCGCTGGTCTCGCTGGTGCTGCGCGGCTCCGACCAGGTGCGGCCGGAGAAGCGGGACGCCGTCCTGCGTGCCGTACGCGAACTCGGCTACCGCCCCAACGCCGCAGCGCGCAGCCTCAGCGAGCAGCGCACCCGCACGGTCGGCGTCCTCCTGAACGACCTGCGCAACCCGTGGTTCGTCGACATGCTCGACGGCCTCAACTCGCTCCTGCACGACAACGGCCTGCACATGCTGCTCGCCGACGCCCGCCTCAACCGCCGCACCGGCCAGGATCCCGCCGGCCCCTTCCTCGATCTGCGGGTCGACGGCCTGGTCGTGGTGGGCACCCTCCCCGACCCGGCCGCGCTCGAAGCGGTGGCCGCGCGGATCCCGGTCGTGGTGGCCGGTGCCCGCGAGCCGGTTCCGGCCGGCGTCGACGTGGTGGCGGGCGACGACGAACAGGGCGCCCGTCTGGTCGCCGAGCACCTCATCGGCCTCGGGCACCGGCGCATCGCGCACATCGCGGGATACGGCGCGGTGGGCGAGCTGCGCCGACGGAGCTTCGAGGCGACGATGCGGGAGCACGGCCTCGTGGACGAGGCGGTCGTCGAGCCCAGCGACATGACCGAGGAGGGCGGCTACCGCACCACCGTCCGCCTGCTCAGCCGCCCAAAGCGGCCCACGGCCGTCTTCGCCGTCAACGACATCGCCGCCATCGGCGCGCTCTCCGCGGCCGAGGAACTGGGGCTGCGCGTCCCGCGCGACCTGTCGATCGTCGGCTACGACAACACGAGCATTGCCCGCCTGCGCCACGTGTGGCTCACCACGGTCGACAACACCAGCCACGAGGTCGGCCGCCGCGCGGCCCGCTGCCTCCTGGAGCGCTTCGAGGGCGCCGGAGGGCACGGACGGATCCAACTCGCCACACCGGCCCTGGAGATCCGAGGCTCGACGGCGGCCCCGCTCACAGACTGA
- a CDS encoding cupin domain-containing protein: MTHSFVLHIPDAELEPEPLAPEQIVSGTPEVTGKVVWESADGRQVRGIWQITPGVVTDTEADELFVVISGSATVEVEGGPTLKVGPGDMAVLREGDRTTWTVHETLRKAYAISL, translated from the coding sequence ATGACGCACAGCTTCGTACTGCACATCCCCGACGCCGAGCTCGAACCCGAGCCGCTCGCCCCGGAGCAGATCGTCTCCGGAACACCCGAGGTGACCGGAAAGGTCGTCTGGGAGTCGGCGGACGGGCGTCAGGTGCGGGGCATCTGGCAGATCACGCCCGGCGTGGTCACCGACACCGAGGCCGACGAGCTGTTCGTCGTGATCAGCGGGTCGGCCACCGTCGAGGTCGAGGGCGGGCCGACGCTGAAGGTGGGGCCCGGGGACATGGCCGTACTGCGCGAGGGCGACCGTACGACGTGGACGGTGCACGAGACGCTGCGCAAGGCGTACGCGATCAGTCTGTGA